In one window of Bemisia tabaci chromosome 4, PGI_BMITA_v3 DNA:
- the LOC109038105 gene encoding beta-galactosidase isoform X2 translates to MESPLSYSRVGVAAVLLATACVAATTQVAHSANQGINRTFVVDYEANEFRKDGEIFRYVAGEMHYFRVPRTAWRDRMRKLRAAGFNALSTYVHWYAHEPFPGVYDFSGQNDLLHYIQLAGEEGLYVLFRPGPYICAEVDFGGFPPWLLKIDPNMNLRSNDPVYKEYVARWYAKLMPMIQNKLYGNGGPIIMVQVENEFGSYPCDRKYMFWLKELTEKYVQGAALLYTTDGAGGNFFKCGPVPGVFATVDFGNSRDVEQQCKWMKDFNKGGPCVNSEYYAGWLTHWAGPYETAETPKVVNTLADMLSHGYSVSIYMIHGGTNFGFTNGANYRDVSLQNLNGQFQPDPTSYDYNAPITEAGDLTGKYFAIRQVLKQFANEYKLSFINMPLQNSPKGNYGSLKLDPLMSIFDADRPSHTGCISSKQPLTFEEVEIFYGHALYRTKLPAGLRGAYNLSVTEIRDHAFVYLDQGSGPELKGLLSRLNETFSLDLKIDGVTNGGEVLSLFVENLGHINYGARIVGDVKGIIGSVKLNETTLSNWEMCNYTLSNIQEIQKASEKNGGNFRFSSPTFFTKKFRMEARAEQRDTFVDFSGWGKGVIFINGFNLGRYWPVVGPQQTLYLPGTLLKPYPEVNQVTLFEMYRAPANLTISFVDYHSLNDLRLDLSQEKY, encoded by the exons ggaataAATCGAACGTTTGTGGTAGACTATGAAGCGAACGAGTTCCGAAAGGATGGCGAAATATTTCGGTACGTCGCGGGGGAGATGCATTACTTCCGAGTGCCCAGAACCGCCTGGCGGGACAGGATGAGGAAACTCCGAGCGGCCGGCTTCAACGCTTTGTCCAC ATATGTCCACTGGTATGCACATGAGCCATTCCCTGGCGTGTACGATTTCTCAGGGCAAAATGATCTCTTACACTACATTCAACTTGCCGGTGAGGAGGGGCTCTATGTACTGTTTCGACCGGGACCTTACATTTGTGCAGAGGTTGATTTC gGCGGTTTCCCTCCTTGGCTGCTCAAAATTGATCCAAACATGAATCTCCGCTCAAACGACCCAG TTTACAAGGAATATGTAGCTCGGTGGTACGCGAAGTTGATGCCCATGATTCAAAACAAACTTTACGGCAACGGAGGTCCAATTATAATGGTTCAG GTCGAGAATGAATTCGGAAGTTATCCATGTGACCGGAAGTACATGTTCTGGCTGAAAGAGTTAACGGAAAAGTACGTTCAAGGCGCAGCGTTACTTTACACAACCGATGGAGCCGGTGGGAACTTTTTCAAGTGTGGGCCTGTACCCGGCGTTTTCGCAACTGTCGACTTCGGAAATTCACGTG ATGTGGAGCAGCAGTGCAAATGGATGAAAGACTTCAACAAAGGGGGACCGTGTGTCAACTCTGAATACTATGCGGGATGGCTCACGCACTGGGCTGGTCCTTACGAAACGGCCGAGACTCCCAAGGTGGTCAACACTTTGGCCGATATGCTTTCGCACGGTTATTCTGTCAGCATTTACATGATCCATGGCGGAACCAACTTCGGCTTCACTAACG GTGCTAATTACAGAGATGTCTCCCTACAGAACTTAAACGGGCAGTTTCAACCCGACCCAACGTCATACGACTACAACGCTCCTATCACAGAGGCGGGTGACCTCACCGGGAAATACTTTGCGATACGACAAGTGCTCAAACAG TTTGCAAACGAGTACAAATTGAGTTTCATAAATATGCCTCTACAGAATAGCCCCAAAGGTAATTACGGTTCACTGAAATTGGATCCTTTGATGTCAATTTTCGACGCAGATCGTCCTTCTCATACGGGATGCATCAGTAGCAAGCAGCCACTGACTTTCGAGGAAGTCGAGATTTTCTACGGCCACGCCCTTTATAGGACCAAACTCCCTGCCGGACTTCGTGGTGCGTACAATCTCTCTGTCACGGAGATTAGGGATCACGCGTTCGTCTACCTCGACCAGGGTAGTGGTCCG GAATTAAAAGGACTTCTATCAAGACTTAATGAGACTTTCTCGCTGGATCTCAAGATAGACGGAGTGACGAACGGAGGAGAAGTCTTAAGTCTATTCGTGGAGAATCTCGGACACATCAACTACGGTGCGCGTATTGTCGGCGATGTAAAG GGTATCATTGGCTCGGTGAAACTGAACGAGACGACGCTGTCAAACTGGGAAATGTGTAACTACACTCTATCCAACATACAAGAGATACAAAAGGCATCCGAGAAAAACGGAGGCAACTTTAGATTTTCATCTCCGACTTTCTTCACCAAGAAGTTCCGCATGGAGGCAAGGGCAGAGCAAAGGGACACTTTCGTCGACTTCTCCGGTTGGGGCAAg GGCGTCATTTTCATCAACGGGTTCAATTTAGGGCGGTACTGGCCAGTGGTGGGGCCGCAACAAACCCTGTATCTGCCCGGCACACTTTTGAAGCCGTACCCCGAAGTGAATCAAGTGACGCTTTTTGAGATGTATCGCGCTCCAGCCAACCTTACCATCTCATTTGTCGATTATCACTCCTTAAATGACTTGAGACTTGATTTGAgtcaggaaaaatattga
- the LOC109038105 gene encoding beta-galactosidase isoform X1 produces MHLAFTRRYLTVFCVFAGAYLCIFSLLPAGKHDHQFEWNFEGINRTFVVDYEANEFRKDGEIFRYVAGEMHYFRVPRTAWRDRMRKLRAAGFNALSTYVHWYAHEPFPGVYDFSGQNDLLHYIQLAGEEGLYVLFRPGPYICAEVDFGGFPPWLLKIDPNMNLRSNDPVYKEYVARWYAKLMPMIQNKLYGNGGPIIMVQVENEFGSYPCDRKYMFWLKELTEKYVQGAALLYTTDGAGGNFFKCGPVPGVFATVDFGNSRDVEQQCKWMKDFNKGGPCVNSEYYAGWLTHWAGPYETAETPKVVNTLADMLSHGYSVSIYMIHGGTNFGFTNGANYRDVSLQNLNGQFQPDPTSYDYNAPITEAGDLTGKYFAIRQVLKQFANEYKLSFINMPLQNSPKGNYGSLKLDPLMSIFDADRPSHTGCISSKQPLTFEEVEIFYGHALYRTKLPAGLRGAYNLSVTEIRDHAFVYLDQGSGPELKGLLSRLNETFSLDLKIDGVTNGGEVLSLFVENLGHINYGARIVGDVKGIIGSVKLNETTLSNWEMCNYTLSNIQEIQKASEKNGGNFRFSSPTFFTKKFRMEARAEQRDTFVDFSGWGKGVIFINGFNLGRYWPVVGPQQTLYLPGTLLKPYPEVNQVTLFEMYRAPANLTISFVDYHSLNDLRLDLSQEKY; encoded by the exons ATGCATCTGGCTTTCACTCGCCGTTACTTGACCGTTTTCTGCGTCTTCGCCGGCGCGTATCTGTGCATATTCTCCTTGCTGCCCGCCGGAAAACACGATCACCAGTTCGAGTGGAATTTTGAG ggaataAATCGAACGTTTGTGGTAGACTATGAAGCGAACGAGTTCCGAAAGGATGGCGAAATATTTCGGTACGTCGCGGGGGAGATGCATTACTTCCGAGTGCCCAGAACCGCCTGGCGGGACAGGATGAGGAAACTCCGAGCGGCCGGCTTCAACGCTTTGTCCAC ATATGTCCACTGGTATGCACATGAGCCATTCCCTGGCGTGTACGATTTCTCAGGGCAAAATGATCTCTTACACTACATTCAACTTGCCGGTGAGGAGGGGCTCTATGTACTGTTTCGACCGGGACCTTACATTTGTGCAGAGGTTGATTTC gGCGGTTTCCCTCCTTGGCTGCTCAAAATTGATCCAAACATGAATCTCCGCTCAAACGACCCAG TTTACAAGGAATATGTAGCTCGGTGGTACGCGAAGTTGATGCCCATGATTCAAAACAAACTTTACGGCAACGGAGGTCCAATTATAATGGTTCAG GTCGAGAATGAATTCGGAAGTTATCCATGTGACCGGAAGTACATGTTCTGGCTGAAAGAGTTAACGGAAAAGTACGTTCAAGGCGCAGCGTTACTTTACACAACCGATGGAGCCGGTGGGAACTTTTTCAAGTGTGGGCCTGTACCCGGCGTTTTCGCAACTGTCGACTTCGGAAATTCACGTG ATGTGGAGCAGCAGTGCAAATGGATGAAAGACTTCAACAAAGGGGGACCGTGTGTCAACTCTGAATACTATGCGGGATGGCTCACGCACTGGGCTGGTCCTTACGAAACGGCCGAGACTCCCAAGGTGGTCAACACTTTGGCCGATATGCTTTCGCACGGTTATTCTGTCAGCATTTACATGATCCATGGCGGAACCAACTTCGGCTTCACTAACG GTGCTAATTACAGAGATGTCTCCCTACAGAACTTAAACGGGCAGTTTCAACCCGACCCAACGTCATACGACTACAACGCTCCTATCACAGAGGCGGGTGACCTCACCGGGAAATACTTTGCGATACGACAAGTGCTCAAACAG TTTGCAAACGAGTACAAATTGAGTTTCATAAATATGCCTCTACAGAATAGCCCCAAAGGTAATTACGGTTCACTGAAATTGGATCCTTTGATGTCAATTTTCGACGCAGATCGTCCTTCTCATACGGGATGCATCAGTAGCAAGCAGCCACTGACTTTCGAGGAAGTCGAGATTTTCTACGGCCACGCCCTTTATAGGACCAAACTCCCTGCCGGACTTCGTGGTGCGTACAATCTCTCTGTCACGGAGATTAGGGATCACGCGTTCGTCTACCTCGACCAGGGTAGTGGTCCG GAATTAAAAGGACTTCTATCAAGACTTAATGAGACTTTCTCGCTGGATCTCAAGATAGACGGAGTGACGAACGGAGGAGAAGTCTTAAGTCTATTCGTGGAGAATCTCGGACACATCAACTACGGTGCGCGTATTGTCGGCGATGTAAAG GGTATCATTGGCTCGGTGAAACTGAACGAGACGACGCTGTCAAACTGGGAAATGTGTAACTACACTCTATCCAACATACAAGAGATACAAAAGGCATCCGAGAAAAACGGAGGCAACTTTAGATTTTCATCTCCGACTTTCTTCACCAAGAAGTTCCGCATGGAGGCAAGGGCAGAGCAAAGGGACACTTTCGTCGACTTCTCCGGTTGGGGCAAg GGCGTCATTTTCATCAACGGGTTCAATTTAGGGCGGTACTGGCCAGTGGTGGGGCCGCAACAAACCCTGTATCTGCCCGGCACACTTTTGAAGCCGTACCCCGAAGTGAATCAAGTGACGCTTTTTGAGATGTATCGCGCTCCAGCCAACCTTACCATCTCATTTGTCGATTATCACTCCTTAAATGACTTGAGACTTGATTTGAgtcaggaaaaatattga